Part of the Erinaceus europaeus chromosome 5, mEriEur2.1, whole genome shotgun sequence genome is shown below.
CGGCGTCGATGAGGTCGGGGTGCTTCCTGCTGAGTTTCACAAGCTCCAGCCTCTCCTTGTGGCTGTCCCGGCCCCTCCACAGTGCCGTGGAGTTCTTGCTGTCCCACGGGGGGCCCGTGTTCCCCTGCACCGACATCATGTCCAGGCTCACCCTGCAAGACAGAACGAGCCATCGGATTGTCGGAAAATTGTGCAGTTGTGGTcgagcttggcagggcccacaaaccaccctatttccatgctgGTATTATTATCTACGTACTAATGCTGGTATTATTATCTAcgtaccaatcttctgctttgtcttacatatgACTAGCGGTCTCCCTCCTAAGTCCCCACAGTTTATTGCCGATTCCCGCCAACTGAATCCCTGGCCACGATTGCTAGAGAAGCcactaccatttccagccccttcCACTTACggtattataaaagccacttctgtttctggtttctcctctcttccacgtcccgacctagaggaggtcaggcgtGCGGGAGGCGGACACCGGCCATTCCGGTTGACTCcgtgtggcttaacccgctgcactcacaCCCGACTCcggggctcccgcatgaataaagatttgtattgctaccaccaggagcttggttcctggatcatctctccggCGTCGgatccctgcacacacacacacacacacacacacacacacacaccaccaaacagtgccCACGCAGAGGCTGCTGGGAGAGGAGGGAGCCCTGGATTTGGTGTGGCTCCCCCCAACCCTGGCTCACCGGCCCATGGTCTCCAGCACCGAGTCGGTCAGGTCGTAGGTGGGCATCACGATGTCCCTGGAGTCGGAAGAGCCACACCAGGAGAAGATGGGCAGGATGTTCGAGCTGGAGCTCCTCCTCTCCAGAGGCCAGTCGCCCAGGTTAACAAAGAACTCCATGTCCGGCATCCTCACCTGCGGCGGGAGAGCAGAGAAGCTTCTACGCGGGGgtcagggtgggtggggagaggccCTTGCCTGCATGTGTcttaactttaaaagaaaaaaaaaaaacttccttcctccctctctccctccttttcttcctttctccttccttccatctttcccttcttcgttcccaccagggttatcgctggacctcaatgccagcgctatgaatccaccattctcagtggccatttctgccatttcattttttcttttttatttgacaacacaggtagaaactgaggggagggaagggagagagaaagtgagatacctgcagacctgcttcaccgcttgtgggtggggagcaggggcttgaacctgggtctttgagcacagtgatatgtgtgtttattttttttactttttaaaaaatatttacttatttcctttttgttgcccttgttgttttcattgtcgatcttgttgttgttgttattgatgtagctgttgttagataggacagagagaaatgcagagaggaggggaagacagagggggagagaaagacagacacctgcagacccgcttcaccgcctgtgaagcgacccccctgcaggtggggagccggggccagtCCCcgaccgggatcctcacgccggtccctgcgctttgtgccacctgcgcttaacccgctgcgctacagcccgactcccgatatgtGTGTTCGACCGGTGAGCCATTGCCCAGCCCTTTCATCTGCTCTTCATTTGCTCTCAGCACGGAGGCCTGGTGTATGTCTGATTCCACAACTCTGGGGCTGGCTTTTTCACtctttggtttctttttatttatttatgattcatttattttggatagagacagagagaaaatcagatgacagaggtgacagagagggactcAGAAACCTACAGCACTCACTGCTTCCATTTGTGAGTCCAccccccagctgcagaggaggCCCAGAgccattttttcctgtcttttttttttaattattattctctttatttatttactggatagagacagccagaaatcaagagggaaaggggaggtagagagggagagggacagagagatacctgcagccctgcttcaccacttgtaaagctttccccctgcagggggggaccgggggcttgaacctgggtccttgggcactgtaatatgtgtgctcaaccagatgtgccaccactaagcccccattttttcctttctattttatttgataggacagagagaaattgagaagggagggagaaagagagagagggaaaaagatataGATTGTGAAGCTTACtgattatgaagctttctccctacaggcggAGAGCCAAGGactgaatccaggttcttgtgccttgtaatgtgtgcactcaactggctggCCACTATCCAGGCCCCCCCCACCCCTATCATCCCTTCTATAAGGTCTTGCTACAGGTAGAATTATGCCCCCTACACCACCTCCCCATTcccaaataaagatatatttcccTGTCTTTCACCCCAGCATCTCAGAATGACCTCTTTTGGAAAAAGGGCTGCTCTAAACattactagttaaaaaaaaaagagggggtataCAGGAAGGAGTGTACCTGGATGTACGAGGCCTGATGTCTGTGAGGACAGGGACGATGGGAAGAAGGCCCTGTGACCACAGGCAGGGAGGGGAGTGAGAGGTCACAAGCCCCAGGTCACCGAGGACTGCTGGGCCGCCCTGAGGCTGAGGAAGGACGGTCCCCAGGGGAGGGAGCAGGCCCGGTGCCACTTGCATTTCAAAGTGCCAGCCTGTAGAACTGCTGGCGTGGGCACTGCTATCACTGGAAGCCACCCAGCTCGTCAGATTCCGTTACTGCAGCCCTAGGAAATGAATCTGGTGTCCCACATGACAGAAAACCGCaggatgttttcatttttaattgcaGCACTGCAGAATAAACTGAGGGTCTTGAGCATTTGTACCACTGTAGCCTCCCCAGCCCAAtgttcctgtttttgtttttcctaccaGGGTAATTACagagacttggtgctggcactacaaattcactgctcccaacagcccttccttcctttcttcctccttctttctttcctttcttttttatttgatagaacagagagaaattgagaggggagagggagataaggaaagagagagaaagagagacacctgcaaacctgcttcaccactacagaAGCCAGGGCATTGATCACGTCTAGCGGAGAAGCCATCatggaagccagaattcccactctCTGCACCCCAgagagaattttggtccctagTGCTAGAGTGACAATATTAGGAGAAGATTTGTCAccagaaagggaagtgaatctggaaaataccagaggaagccaggccatGTTCCTTTTAtctcagagagaagagaaaagaaaggaagaacaccTGGAAGTAGAAATAGTTACAGGGGGTGACTCAAAGGAAATGAAAGCAGGACCGTAGGAAAAAAACGGGGCTAAGAATATGCATACATAGGTAAAGCTAGATCATTCTCAAATTAGCCTGTATcggttggtctgcttctaagaccccttctgttttgatcatcaccttAGGTTCATTTGCATTGCttaatgttgtggtctatttacataatcattgttttgtttgagacccgcattggtttaatccccactggttggcgttctttttccactctgccccctctcctagtcacatcctgttttccactgtttaatccccactgctttttttccttctccccaccccctatcctacctacttcctcttcctgacacttccccttcaggagatataaaggacaggattttctaaagaAGGGAGATTTGATTGATTGCACTgtatccccgctcatcaataaagcttgaactgcgttcccagctcagccatgagtccctggtcgtctgtctcccgcctgcgaagctagcccggcatgtatctgtgatcttgggaaaacaaaaatgaacaggacagtggcacagaactctggtggtgaaaaccaTATAGAATTATTCCACCATtctcctataattttgtaaatgcgtattaaatcactaataaaaatataaaaaattaaaaaatcttatttccttaAAAAGTGAGATTATGAAAATTTactttaagttcttttttaaatatttatttatttattcccttttgttgcccttgttgttttattgttatagttgtcattgttgttggataggacagagaaatggagagaggggaagaagacagaggggagagaaagacagacacctgcagacctgcttcactgcttgtgaagtgactcccctgcaggtggggagcctgggactcgaaccaggatccttacaccggtctttgcgcttagcgccacctgagcttaacctgctacactaccacctgactctctctttttctttctttaattatctttacttacttaatGGATAGACAGCGGAAATCGAGAGGGAgcgaggcagagacacctgcaacactgctttgccactcgcaaaactttccccctgcaagtggggactggggcgttggtgctcaaatccgggtccttgcacattgtaacgagtgtgctcaagcaggtgtgccaccacccggcccccttaagTTGATTCTCCTACCACAGAAAGACTTACTTTTCGAGTCAAAGAAAGTAGGATGGCGTCCATGAAAATTCTGAAACCGACGTGCTCCCCGTGAGTCTGGAGGTACACCTGCAAGAGAAGTCACTGCTGCCAGGTGGGTTTCCTCAGTGCCGGCCCACCTCATAGTCTCAGAAGGACTTGGGATTTGTGGAGTGAGTCGTAGCCAGAGGGTCAAAGCCAAAAACCCCCTCCAAAACCAAGCAACCTGCTGCCGTCCTGGAAAGTACCTTGTTATCCTTCAAGGTATAGTGGCATAGTATCTGCCTTTGTCCGAATCTCTTGGGGATTTCCACTGCAATCTTTTCTGGGTCGATGACGCGGAAGTGCTGGAGATCTCTCTGGATCTGAGGAAAGGTTTCTGGGCAGTTCATCTCTTGCAGCCAGGCTTCACTGTCCTCCAAGGGGCAGTCACAGTTCTCATGGTATACTGGCCCTGGTTGCATGCAATTCATCAACACAGGTAATGGTGGGGATAATCACAACTCTAACAGTActgataattaaatatatatatatatatatttaatttttaaatacttatttattcccttttcttgcccttgttgttttattgttgttgttattgatgtcgttgtcactgttggataggacagagagaaatggagagaggaggggaagacagagagggggaagagaaagacagacacctgcagacctgcttcaccgcctgtgaggcgactgccctgcaggtggggagccaggggctgaaaccgggatccttatgctgatccttgcgcttcatgccacgtgtgcttaacctgctgcactaccgcccgactcccgaaatatgcttttacttatttattttggatagagacagagaaattgagagggagacagagaaggagagagacacctgcagtcctgcttcaccactcgtgaaactttgcccctgcaggtggggaccaggggcttcaagctggggccttgcgcactgtgatgtgagcgcttaaccaggtgcgccaccacctgcccccctggcAGCACAATCTAAAGTGCTTTTCCATTCaaatcttgcttttttaaaaaaaaaaaaaaaacaaaagacaggacagagaggaattgagatgggaaggggagagagaaagagagacagagaaacacctgcagcactgctgtaccaaggacccagtttcaagactcTAGTCCCAACCTGTACACAGGATACTTCATGAGTTccaggggccagggagacagaatAGAGGTTGTGCAccaaactctcatgtctgaggcctcaggtcccaagtttaaGTCCCAGCAGTGGCACATGTCAGAGATGAGcggtgctctgatctctgtctccttctctcccatgcaaataaggcaaaacaaacaaacaaacaaacaaacacgatGCTCTCTATTACCTTCTAAAATATATGGTGATTTGTCCACATGTTGACCTTGGAATTCAACTCTGATCTTTAGTTTTGGGTAACTTGCAAACAGTCTGTATATGACTATGTATGACCCATCTTTTCGGTCTAAAACCTGGATTCCAGCCTTTGCGGTCTGCTCGCCTGGAGCTGAGATTCTCACCTGGAAAACACTGTCACCTGGAGAAGATGCAAACCTGTGGCAGGGGAGGAAACAATTCCTTTAAAGAACAAAGGCGAGGGCGGAGCCAGCATGcaaacttggagacaacacctggtgtgagctggggggggggggagcagctttcaacctgggagaGGGAGGGATTTCTGACACATCGGTGGTTTGAGATcgcatttgtgaaaagactttagcccagcttgtactcaaaacacaactgaagaacgacagaacacaaaaatacaaaccacataaaaaaaaagttaaattaagagcaaataaaacagcttccacagggagtcgggcgacagtgcaggtggcacaaagtacaaggactggtgtgaggaccccagttcaggccccggctccccagctgcaagggagtcgcttcacaggcggtaaacagcaggtctgcaggtgtctgtctttccccctctctgtcttccctcctctctccatttctctctgtcctatcaacaatgacggcaacaataaaacaagggcaacaaaagggaatgaatactaaaacaaacaaacaaaaacgctaccacaatgaatcaagacaggagcccagaagaaattccaagtcagtcagaagtaaccatagataagtaaAGAACCAAGGCACAGAGAGGATACTGTTCAGTCTGTGGCCCTCACAGTCCCCCTGCCATATTCTGTCCTTAAACTCTCCCTTTCTTCTACAACATGATAGATCTAAGAGTAATAGCAGTAGAGAATTGAATGGCAGTGGCCAAGATAATAGAAAAGTTCCATTAGAAAATTTTCAGGGAATATGTTATGATTggggctgagtgatggtgcacaaggttgagttcacacattaccaggtaaagggccctgagttcaagcccctgctccccacctgcaaggggaaagtgaggctgcaggtgtctctctgtctctcttccatctcaatctctttctgttctatcatataaataagcatcttagaaaagaaaaaaatactaatcTATATATATACAGTGAGCATACTTCTGTATTCCTTATGTGAAAAAATTCTTATCAagtccaacaaaatgggaaatttgTGATTAAAAGGTGCTTCTAAAGATGACAGTCTTTGGAGAAGATtattatcttctcttttttttttttttttttttttgcctccagggttactgctggagctcggtgcctgcactacgaatccactgctcctgatggccattttttttcttttttattggataggacacagagaaattgagagggggagagaaagacatctgcagacctgcttcactgcttgtgaagcgacttcccagcaggtggggaactgggggctcaaaccaggatccttgtgtttggtactatgtgcacttaatctagtATGCCACCACCCCGGCCCCtccatgtttctttaaaaaaatcagtattcTAAATTGTGCCTACCCACGGGAAGCTTATCACTCAGTTAACAGCATACAAAAGCTTTCGgtctggtgtacctggttgagagcacatagtaccatgtacaactcaggcatccaagttcgacatcctcgaggaaacactcacgaaagacatgtctctgatatctgatgactgtaaaaaatggcgactaatccctagcactgcaaaaacggtatcatctgttttccatctaaccatgcctcggcctcgcgggaGCTTAAtgcgcagcttggcgatacgagaatccggcatgaagcccagccagtctatcttggcgttactctcgatcgcactctgtcatttcacgaacatctcataaaaactgcagcaaaggtgggcgcgaggaatcacatcattgcaagactggccagctcctcatgggccgcgagcgcttccacactgcgatcatcctctctggcattctgctattccactgcagaatactgtgccccaggatggttccgtagcccccatgtccacttggtcgattccaaattatattcctccatgaggatcatttctggaaccatccgttccaccccggttccatggttgccagttcttagcaacatcgccccgccagatattcgtcaggatgcggcatcatctaagttcatttcccacgtctacgctcgaccggacctgccaatatacgcggatatcttcacccaccctgtccaacgcttgacgtctcgtcacccaatctggtcccctacgcctacactgaacttctctgttccagactcttggaaacagagctggcagtcagctgaggtaaagaacaaacacctcatcacagacccctgcgagcgtcaacccggctttgacctagcacgttatgactgggccctcctccatcgctatcgaacaggccatggccggtgcgccgctatgttccatcgctggggagccagagacgacccgaactgcccctgtggctccagacagactatgacccacatagtcaacgactgccacctctccagattcaaaggaggtctcgaaacttgacatcaggctcaacctgacgctgttgactggctacagaagaagggcaaatgctagaagaagaagaaccatgcacaaggacccaggtttgaacccctgctccccacctgcaggggagaagcttcagagaggtgttgcaggtctgtaggtgcttatctttgcttctccctctcttcctcgatttttctctgtccaatcaaaaataaaatagaaagaaaaaaaatgcaacaaaaaagtctgcagggagtggtggattcataaggcCAGCACTGAATTCCAGTGGTAAACCTGGCAgagaaacattaaataaataaataaaagcttttatcCAGCTTTTCTTGAgatggtatttattttttttcaattgtgtTATTTATGGGCAAATGACAAAATTTATAACTTTCTTTCACCCTGGAAACATTTTTAGGACTTCTTATtcctatggattttttttttttccacttcaaaACATAAACGGTCGGCATTCATTGATAAAAGTGGCAACCATTTCAGAGGTATGTTAATTACTAACACAACTAAAATGCAAGTATCTTAGTACGTCAGATGGTAGTATTAATGCTTCATAATCCCACCATTCACTAAATAAGTCCAAAATCTTATGAGCTGTTGGGTCCAATGACATGGAATCAGCGTGTTACAAACACAAGGAAGACGAACTCCAAAGCTCCCGCtcatgcttccttttttttttttttttttccccattccttTTTTCGTTTTGAGCTTCCCAACATTCTTAGCAGCAACTGTCTGCCTGGGGACACACGGGAAAGCTCAAAAGACAAACCCAAATACacagaaaattaaacaaaacaaaaaacgaaGCAAGATGAAACCAACTAAGATTATATCTGAGTTGAAAATCTGTGTACCAACCTATGCAAAAGTAATCTGAAATAATGTCTCCAGGGacagatagacacaggctgggggtatcgctctacctggcaacacccatgtccagcggagaagcaattatagaagccagaccttccaccttctgcacaacataaagaattctggcccaCACTtcaggagggataaagaatagtgaaccttctaatggagggaatgggacacggaactctggtggtgggaactgtgtggaatgaaCCCCATTACCTTATAATCGAGTTAATCATgatgaaatcactaatacaatattaaaacaagacaaaaaacaagaaaataaacctCTAGCAGTCGACCTGCCTTCTCTCTTGagcaaaaatagcaaaaaaaaaaaaaaaaaaaaaaaaagccagaacagGGCTGGAACAATAATGGCTCAGCCTGTATAAACACCAATTTACATGGGCCAAGACCCATAGgcggcaggttcaatccccagcactgccttaATGCccgagctgtgcagtgttctggtcctctctcataataaataaacaaatctaaaacaaacatacaaaaaagcCTAGCAGAGCTAGTTGACAAAATTTTCTAAAgctacaggaggaaaaaaaaaatggattgggGTACAAACCAAAGTCCTTCCAAATAAACTAGCACTGAAATTGCTGCAGAGCGATGagttcttgggggtggggtggggtgatcaggtttgcagggtgtgtgtgagggCACCCCAAGCTTGAGCTGCATTCCCCAGGGTCCACTTACTTGTGCCCCGCGGTGTCCACCGCCTGGATGTAGAAATAGCGCGCGGGCAGGACCACCGCCGCCTTCAACCCGGGGCCCCATACTTGACTTTTCTCAGGGCTCACTCGCCTCTGCTCCTCGTCGCTTTCTGCAAGTGCTGGGACTGCCCCCCAAAAGCAGTAGTACAGCAGCAATGTGCCCACCATTTGCAGGACGGGGCTGTCTAAagcatgcagagagagagagagagagagagagagacaggagcggagagagaaaaagagagagagagagatggagaaagagagaaagagagaggcgcggagaaaaagagagagagagatggagaaagagagaaagagagagagagagaggcgcggagagagagaaagggagagatggagaaagagagaaagagagagacaggcgtggagagaaagagagagagagatggagaaagagagagagacaggcgtggagagaaagagagagatggagagagaaagagagagaggcgcggagagagagagagatggagaaagagaaaaagagaaagagagagacaggcgcggggacagagagaaagagatggagaaagagagagagacaggcgcggagagagagaaagagagatggagaaagagagagagaaagagacacacacagagagagagacacacacagagagaaatatgggGGGAGTGTCAGGGTCAGAGGTTGGACCCACCACCCGCGACCCCTAGCTAAAGGTGTCGCTGTCGCCCGTGGTCGCTGGTGGTCTCACGGGTCGTCACCAGCGGGGTGCAGGGTGCCCCTTCCTCCCCTTGACGGAGGCGGGTGGTCCTGCAGGCCCTGAGCAGAAGGCGGCTGCGCCGTCTCAGGGGCCGATGAGCAAGTCGCCCGGCGCCTGGGGCCGCAGCATCCGCGGGGTGCGGGGCTCGGGGTTGGCGTGCGGGGCGCGATTGGGCGCCGGGCTGAGTAAGCTGGGCCGCTAGTGGCCGGCGGCGGCTCCCCCTCTGCCCCCCGGCTTCCTGGGACTTGTAGTTCCCCCGCCTTTGGGTTTGGGGGGGTAGCGGATATCCTGCCGGGCCCTGCCAACCCCCCGCCCCCTTCCTCCTGGCTCCTGCGTTGACTTTGCGGCCACCGCtttgcaaagtgtgtgtgtgtccgtgtgtgtgtgtgtgtgtgtgtgtgtgtgtgtgtgtgcgtgtgtgtgtgttggggggcagcTCCACGCTGCAGATGCCCGGCCGGGGGGCGCGCGTATCTGGGGGCGCAGCGCGGGCGTGTGGTGGTCCTTGTGGCCAGGCCCCCCCGCTCCTGCAGAAGGCGGGGACCCCGGCCTCCAGGCGCCCAGCTGCTCTCTGAGCCCCGGGGGCTTCCATGGGACGCGTATCGCCAGCCCCAGGGTGACTGGAGGCGCGACCCGGGCCGCGGTGACCCCGAGtcgggtgcagggggagggggggttgctGCTGCGATCCGACCCCCCTGGAGAGACAGGACGCAGGTACCCGGGGCGCTGGGCAGGGGTGGAGGGAGCAGGGGTCTACACCGGGCACCCCGGGGCGCCCAGGCCCACCCAGCCTGACGGGCTGCAGAGGGTCCGGGCCtttccaagtgtgtgtgtgtgggtgggggggtgttgcAGGGGAGACCCCATCACCCTGGAAAAAGTGAGGTGAGGACCCAGGGGTGCGCCCTAGGGGAAACAATTTGGAGGCACCCCCAGTGGGGACCCCGGCAGTGGGGGCGCTCGTCTCCAATCTTGGGGTGCACGGTGCCGGTCCCTGCGCGTCTACACCGCGACCACCCGGGGGCTCGGGCTGTACCCACCAAGGGGCCTGACAGCTCGGGATTGGATCTAAGAAAGACCCCTCCCCAGCCTTGCTCTCTCCTTTGCCAAGCACCCTGGAAACCAGATATTCTGCAAAGGCAAAACAGACCTGGCTCTGGTCAAGGTGGCGAGGAGgttgttttttattaatttttctctcctcccctcccctccccctccccctctccctctccctcgcagTGGTCACTATGAATGAAACACCCTGTGCCATCAAAAGCTGGCACCCGGGACTCCCCTGTCATCCCGGGGCGCCCCCACTGAACGCGCCCCTGAAGCCCCCTTGCGAGGAGCACCCTGAGCGCCCCTGGGGCCGGGCAGGGAGGAGGCGGTCACCCCCAGGCCTCTGCCGGCTCCCCCTGGCGGGGATCTCGGGCTTCTGGCGGAGGAGCGAAAGGAGGAAGGCTGGAGGAGGGGTCTGGGGGGTCTAGCAGAGCTTTCAGGGGAAGCTTCTTCCTCCCAGCTGCCAGCTTGGCAGGGTCCCGCTTGTGCCGCTGTCGCTGGGGTCTCAGCGGTCTGGGAGCTTTGCTGGAGGCGACCCTACTGCTGGTCCCCAGGGAGCTGTCCAGGTCTGACCGTGGAAGGGGACTGATGGGTGAGGGGTGAGCCTGGGAACGGGTCCCTGAAGACAGGGGCTTAGAGGCAAGGGCTTGGGGACAAAGGTCTGGAGATAGGAGCTTTGGAATAGGAGTCTGGGGGTAGGGGCCtggggacagggttctggggacaAGGGCCTGAGGTCAGGGTCTGGGGACAGGGACCTAGAGACAGGGGTCTATCTAGGGACAGGGGACATTCGTTGATATTTTTGATCATCACCgaaatttcaccactctgggatgactttttcagataaagacacacacacacacacacacacacacacacacacacacacacacacacacacacacacactggaatgactttttcagataaagacacagacacacacactggaatgactttttcagttaaagacacacatacacacacacactagaatgactttttcagataaagacacacatacacagacacacacacacactggaatgactttttcagataaagacacacacacacacacacacactctggaatgactttttcagataaagacacacacacacacacagagaccacacacacacacacacacacacacacactctggaatgactttttcagataaagacacacacacacacagaccacacacacacacacacacacactctgtaatgactttttcagataaagacacacacacagaccacacacacacacacacacacacacacacacacacacagatcacaGTACTAAAACTTCCCTCAATGCAGTGGGA
Proteins encoded:
- the POGLUT2 gene encoding protein O-glucosyltransferase 2 isoform X2, which codes for MVGTLLLYYCFWGAVPALAESDEEQRRVSPEKSQVWGPGLKAAVVLPARYFYIQAVDTAGHKFASSPGDSVFQVRISAPGEQTAKAGIQVLDRKDGSYIVIYRLFASYPKLKIRVEFQGQHVDKSPYILEGPVYHENCDCPLEDSEAWLQEMNCPETFPQIQRDLQHFRVIDPEKIAVEIPKRFGQRQILCHYTLKDNKVYLQTHGEHVGFRIFMDAILLSLTRKVRMPDMEFFVNLGDWPLERRSSSSNILPIFSWCGSSDSRDIVMPTYDLTDSVLETMGRVSLDMMSVQGNTGPPWDSKNSTALWRGRDSHKERLELVKLSRKHPDLIDAAFTNFFFFKHNESLYGPIVKHISFYDFFKHKYLISVDGTVAAYRLPYLLVGDSVVLKQDSIFYEHFYQELRPWEHYIPVKSNLSDLLDKLQWAKEHDEEAKKIAKAGQEFARNNLMGDDIFCYYFRLFQTRDEL
- the POGLUT2 gene encoding protein O-glucosyltransferase 2 isoform X1 yields the protein MVGTLLLYYCFWGAVPALAESDEEQRRVSPEKSQVWGPGLKAAVVLPARYFYIQAVDTAGHKFASSPGDSVFQVRISAPGEQTAKAGIQVLDRKDGSYIVIYRLFASYPKLKIRVEFQGQHVDKSPYILEGPVYHENCDCPLEDSEAWLQEMNCPETFPQIQRDLQHFRVIDPEKIAVEIPKRFGQRQILCHYTLKDNKVYLQTHGEHVGFRIFMDAILLSLTRKVRMPDMEFFVNLGDWPLERRSSSSNILPIFSWCGSSDSRDIVMPTYDLTDSVLETMGRVSLDMMSVQGNTGPPWDSKNSTALWRGRDSHKERLELVKLSRKHPDLIDAAFTNFFFFKHNESLYGPIVKHISFYDFFKHKYLISVDGTVAAYRLPYLLVGDSVVLKQDSIFYEHFYQELRPWEHYIPVKSNLSDLLDKLQWAKEHDEEAKKIAKAGQEFARNNLMGDDIFCYYFRLFQGYASLQVSEPKIREGMERVEAQTKDDLFPCTCHRTKTRDEL